AACGAAGATTTTTTCATTATTAAGTTTGGCTATGGCATTGATTAAAACATCATAACCTTTCCATTCCGTAATTCTTCCGAAAGAAACCACAAGAAAATCTTCCGGTCTAATACCTAACTCGTTCCGAACTATTTGAGGAGTAACTTTCGGCAAATACATATTGGGATCGACAACGTTATAAAGCACCTCTATCTTGTTATATATTCCGCTTCCCTTAAATATATCTCTTACAGAGTAAGAGATGACTATTATTTTGTCAGTAAAGCGACTAAGTACAAACAAAAGCAAGGGAAATAGCTTACGTTTAGCTATACGCAATTCTCTTATATGACATATTATTTTTGCCCTGGTAAATATTTTTATAAACATCGGTAAATATAAATTAAGCTCAAAATTGTTGAGGTGGATAACATCCGGTTTGTACTTGTATACATTTTGCAGAACAGAACAAACCATTCTCGTAATATTCAATATGTTTACAATTAATTTTATGGGATTAATTATTTCAAAACGAGCAAATATTAAAAATGGAGATGTTAACTTACGATAATAATATTGGCGATAACTTATTTTAAATTCCTTTAATAGGTGGGAGACTGGCCCCTCCCCGGGAATTAATATTAACGATTGTTCTTTTATTCTGGGGGGAAGATTAATAATAGTTGTAAGAATACTTCTTTCCGCTCCCCCCACATTAGGAGTAATTACTATATAAAGAATCTTTGGTTCGTTTTTCATTTATGCCATTGGTTAGATGAAACATTTGATTTTTGGTAGCGGTAAATCGCATTATTGACAATCCCCATGAATATGCCTAAAACGGCAAAGCCGCCAAATGACATGAAGCTTCCAGATGTTAAGAACTCCACTATGTATATCAATAAAACAGCAAAAATCGACATAATGACCGCGTATTCATAAGTATCTTTAGGCATACTGCGGATTAAAAACAACAGATCTTTGAAGATGAAAATAAAAATAACTAAAAAACCAATCAGCCCAATCAGTCCAAAGTCAATCATGAGTGAAATTAATCCGCTGTCAGCCGTCCTAAATTGCCCGTTGAAACCCCTCATGTAGCTTAGTTCTTGTGATTCATCATGCAAGAATCCGATTCCCAAAAGGGGGTTATCTTTTATAAGTTGTATTCGGTAATAAGAATCATCAAGCCTGAACCGAAAAGTACCTGTATTGGTAAGTACTTCATCGAACGACGACAGTGTCCTATCTTTTATAAAACCAGGTAAGCCTTTTTCTCCAGGAGATATTATTCCAAAAAGCAGGATAACTAAAATAAAAAACCCTAAACTTAACAATAAATATCTAGCTATTCTAAGTCTGATTTTCTTGTTTCTAGCCATAAAAATCGTAACAAATAAAGCTAATAAGAATCCTATAATTCTGCTTCTTCCTAAAGAGAGTAATGGATGCAGTGCGGTAAATATCATTGCTAATATGAGAAGTATTTTTGCTTTTTGTTTATTAAAAAGGGTGAATATATAATGAAAAAATATGAAGAAAAATGTAAAGTTGATTAGTTCTGTTCCGGATATATAAATACGATATGCGCTTATGCCTAGCATGTTCTGAAAAACACTGCGAGAAAATGGGATCAGATAGATACGGCCTTTGGATAAAAACTGAATTATAAAGGCTATGGATACAAATGTACTAAATATTGCAGCAATATTAACAAAAACACGCATGTTTTTGTTTTTGAATAGAAAAATGCAAGCCGGGTAAAACAACATAATGTATAAGTACCTTCTTCCCATTCGCAGGCTGGATAACAATGTAGTTTCAGGAAAACGCATTTGAGTAATAAATATCTGCAGCAAAGTAGCCAACACAATAATGGCCATAATAATAGTGTATCGTTTTAATATTTTTGGTTTATCTTCTTCTTTTATGGTTAATATAGTGACAAAACAAATGAACATGGCGCCTAAAAAGAATAAATCACTGATTCTAAAAACATAAGCAAAACGAAACCAGTCCTCATTTATAAAAGAAAGACAACTGTGGGTTACTAATAAAGCAACCGCCAAAAATGCAGCAGGTAAAGATATGCCTGTTAAAATAAGGCCCATACCTACAAGAACAATAATTGGAAGCTTGAAATCGATTCCTGCCAACCAACCCATAAATACTCCAAGAAATATAATTGATAAATATTTTATAATATGTTTTATTGACATCCCTTTTCCTTTATTCTTGTACCGCGTATATAAATAGATTTAGGAAAACAGCCTTTTTATAATCAATAACAATAGAATAAGCGTAATACTTAAAGCCATCGGTTTAATTAATTCATAATAGTAGTCTGAAAGTTTCAACTTGATAATCTTCAATGTAATATAATTCGTATATATTGACCATAGTATTGAGAATAAAGTATACAAATAAGCAACTCCATATATCCCCCAATTTAACCCTATAATTACCGATATAATAGTAATAAACGCATTTCCTATCCCTATTTTTAAATGCAACTTAGAATTGCCCGTGGA
The nucleotide sequence above comes from Candidatus Omnitrophota bacterium. Encoded proteins:
- a CDS encoding O-antigen ligase family protein, whose translation is MSIKHIIKYLSIIFLGVFMGWLAGIDFKLPIIVLVGMGLILTGISLPAAFLAVALLVTHSCLSFINEDWFRFAYVFRISDLFFLGAMFICFVTILTIKEEDKPKILKRYTIIMAIIVLATLLQIFITQMRFPETTLLSSLRMGRRYLYIMLFYPACIFLFKNKNMRVFVNIAAIFSTFVSIAFIIQFLSKGRIYLIPFSRSVFQNMLGISAYRIYISGTELINFTFFFIFFHYIFTLFNKQKAKILLILAMIFTALHPLLSLGRSRIIGFLLALFVTIFMARNKKIRLRIARYLLLSLGFFILVILLFGIISPGEKGLPGFIKDRTLSSFDEVLTNTGTFRFRLDDSYYRIQLIKDNPLLGIGFLHDESQELSYMRGFNGQFRTADSGLISLMIDFGLIGLIGFLVIFIFIFKDLLFLIRSMPKDTYEYAVIMSIFAVLLIYIVEFLTSGSFMSFGGFAVLGIFMGIVNNAIYRYQKSNVSSNQWHK
- a CDS encoding glycosyltransferase family 4 protein translates to MKNEPKILYIVITPNVGGAERSILTTIINLPPRIKEQSLILIPGEGPVSHLLKEFKISYRQYYYRKLTSPFLIFARFEIINPIKLIVNILNITRMVCSVLQNVYKYKPDVIHLNNFELNLYLPMFIKIFTRAKIICHIRELRIAKRKLFPLLLFVLSRFTDKIIVISYSVRDIFKGSGIYNKIEVLYNVVDPNMYLPKVTPQIVRNELGIRPEDFLVVSFGRITEWKGYDVLINAIAKLNNEKIFVCIAGDASIGSEKYYNELKNLVRKLNMENRIKFLGFIKDIGSLLNAADLVVHSPIEDEPLGRVVLEAMSLGKAVIASECGGIREIICSGENGVMFKPKDIDELAKNIKILYEDREKLALLGINAKQTIKGKFSPEVISSKSFKIYGINN